A window of Ignavibacterium sp. contains these coding sequences:
- the rpoC gene encoding DNA-directed RNA polymerase subunit beta', producing the protein MAFRIQENAMKDINSITISLASPDDILGRSYGEVTKPETINYRTFRPEKDGLFCEKIFGPTRDWECYCGKYKRIRYKGIICDRCGVEVTQKSVRRERMGHIALAVPIVHIWFFRTQPSKIGNIIGLSLKELEKVIYYESYLVLNPGPTGLNRLDLISEEQYYEVLNSLPDGNEKLDDEDPKKFVARIGGDAVREILRKTNIEQLSTELREQLKTETSQQKKQDLLKRLRVIEAFKEEEGKVPNRPEWMVLSYIPVIPPELRPLVPLEGGRFATSDLNDLYRRVIIRNNRLKRLIDIKAPEVILRNEKRMLQEAVDALFDNSRRGSAVRSDSNRPLKSLSDMLKGKQGRFRQNLLGKRVDYSGRSVIVVGPELKLHQCGLPKDMAVELFKPFIIRKLIERGHNKTVKSARKVVDRKDPIIWEILAKIIEGHPVLLNRAPTLHRLGIQAFQPVLIDERAIQLHPMVCTAFNADFDGDQMAVHVPLSYEAQLEAMLLMLSSHNILSPQNGSPIVIPTQDIVLGCYYLTKMKEGDLGEGMTFSSPEEVLIAYDNKVVGLHAKIKVRIDGQMIETTVGRIIFNQIVPKEMGFINQLLVKKAFSSIIGKMFMKLGNKVTAKFLDDLKDLGFRYATAGGISVSFIDMVVPEEKDTLIAQANKKVEAILNEHEMGVITDAERYNKIIDVWTHTTNNVARALMEKIRHHNQGFNSLHMMVDSGARGSQEQVRQLAGMRGLMMKPQKSLTGQAGEIIENPIVANFKEGLSVLEYFISTHGARKGLADTALKTADAGYLTRRLVDVSQDVIITEEDCGTILGIEVKALKDVEEEREPLAERITGRVVQQDVYDPRTDELIIEAGNMVTEEIAERIEDANIDSVYIRTVLTCESKRGVCAKCYGRNLTTGKMVEIGEAVGIIAAQSIGEPGTQLTLRTFHLGGTSSRIASQSQVETNTDGIVKYERIQFVEKIERDPFGGPDIKVKVVTGRRGVIEILDENNRQLKKYDVPYGAELLVNDGQPVKKRQPLYNHDPYNSLIITDVAGVVKFVDLIDGVTLQQVTDEQTGHVQKVVLESKDKNLTPSILIKAENGEVKSFNLPVRSYLSVEEGESVSAGTTLAKISKQTAKSRDITGGLPRVTELFEARSPHEPAIVSEIEGIVKFGSRKKGAREIIVQAVDGSDEKRYSVPLQRHILVQDGDEIPAGEKITDGPVNPHDILAIKGTSAVQEYLVNEIQDVYRLQGVKINDKHIEVIVRQMLQKVKVVSPGDTKFLEEDLVDRVEFIQENNRISNMVYIEDKGDSKFKNGQLITKSKYREINADLKKKGKKEIIARDAEPATFEHILLGITQAALSTESFLSAASFQETTKVLANAAIEAKTDHLLGLKENIVMGHLIPAGTGLKKYRNIILKSEEAEPKESEIKESQSN; encoded by the coding sequence ATGGCATTTAGAATTCAAGAAAATGCAATGAAAGATATTAACAGTATTACCATCAGTTTAGCAAGTCCTGACGATATTCTCGGACGCTCTTATGGTGAAGTAACAAAACCTGAAACAATTAATTACAGGACATTCAGACCCGAAAAAGATGGTTTATTCTGCGAAAAGATTTTCGGTCCAACAAGAGATTGGGAATGCTACTGCGGCAAATACAAAAGAATAAGATATAAAGGAATTATCTGCGACAGATGTGGTGTTGAAGTTACTCAGAAAAGTGTGCGCAGAGAAAGAATGGGACACATCGCTCTTGCGGTTCCAATTGTGCATATCTGGTTTTTCAGAACTCAACCTTCTAAAATCGGAAACATAATCGGATTAAGTCTTAAAGAATTAGAAAAAGTAATTTATTACGAATCTTATCTTGTTCTTAATCCGGGACCAACAGGATTGAACCGTTTAGATTTAATTTCTGAAGAACAGTATTATGAAGTTCTTAACTCTTTACCTGATGGTAATGAAAAACTTGATGATGAAGATCCGAAAAAATTTGTTGCAAGAATTGGCGGAGATGCCGTTAGAGAAATCTTACGTAAGACTAACATTGAACAGCTTTCAACTGAATTAAGAGAACAATTAAAAACTGAAACATCACAACAGAAGAAACAAGACCTTCTGAAAAGACTTCGTGTAATTGAAGCTTTCAAAGAAGAGGAAGGTAAAGTTCCGAACAGACCTGAATGGATGGTATTAAGTTACATTCCTGTTATTCCACCAGAACTTAGACCTTTGGTTCCATTGGAAGGTGGAAGATTTGCAACAAGTGATTTGAATGATCTTTACAGAAGAGTAATTATTCGAAACAACAGATTAAAAAGACTTATAGATATTAAAGCTCCTGAAGTAATTCTTCGAAACGAAAAGAGAATGCTTCAGGAAGCTGTTGATGCATTATTCGATAATTCAAGACGCGGAAGTGCCGTAAGAAGCGATAGCAACAGACCTCTGAAATCATTAAGCGATATGCTTAAAGGAAAACAAGGAAGATTCAGACAGAATCTTCTGGGAAAGAGAGTTGATTATTCCGGTCGTTCAGTAATCGTTGTTGGTCCGGAATTGAAATTACATCAATGCGGTCTTCCAAAAGATATGGCTGTTGAATTGTTTAAGCCATTTATTATCAGAAAACTCATCGAGCGGGGACACAATAAAACTGTTAAAAGTGCAAGAAAAGTTGTTGACAGAAAAGATCCTATTATTTGGGAGATACTTGCAAAAATCATTGAAGGACATCCGGTATTATTAAACAGAGCTCCAACGCTTCACCGATTAGGTATTCAGGCGTTTCAACCTGTTCTGATTGACGAGCGAGCAATTCAGCTTCATCCAATGGTTTGTACTGCATTTAACGCAGACTTTGATGGTGACCAGATGGCGGTGCATGTTCCCTTATCTTATGAAGCTCAGCTCGAAGCAATGTTATTGATGCTCAGTAGTCATAACATTCTTTCACCACAAAATGGAAGTCCTATCGTTATTCCAACACAGGATATCGTATTAGGTTGCTATTATCTTACAAAGATGAAAGAAGGTGATCTTGGCGAAGGTATGACATTTTCCTCGCCTGAAGAAGTGTTGATTGCTTATGATAATAAAGTTGTTGGACTTCATGCAAAAATTAAAGTTAGAATTGATGGACAAATGATTGAAACTACTGTTGGTAGAATCATTTTCAATCAGATTGTTCCAAAAGAAATGGGCTTCATTAACCAGTTACTTGTGAAGAAAGCATTCAGCAGTATAATTGGTAAAATGTTTATGAAGCTCGGAAATAAAGTTACTGCTAAGTTCCTTGATGATTTGAAAGACTTAGGATTCAGATATGCAACTGCTGGTGGTATTTCAGTAAGCTTTATAGACATGGTTGTTCCTGAAGAAAAAGACACCCTCATTGCTCAGGCAAACAAAAAGGTTGAAGCAATATTAAATGAACACGAAATGGGTGTTATCACTGATGCTGAAAGATACAATAAGATTATTGATGTTTGGACACACACAACAAACAATGTTGCCCGCGCTTTGATGGAGAAGATTCGTCATCATAATCAGGGCTTTAACTCATTGCATATGATGGTTGACTCAGGTGCTAGAGGTTCTCAGGAACAGGTTCGTCAGCTTGCAGGAATGAGAGGATTGATGATGAAACCTCAAAAGTCTCTGACTGGTCAGGCAGGTGAAATTATCGAGAATCCAATTGTAGCAAACTTCAAAGAAGGTTTGTCAGTTCTTGAGTACTTCATATCAACACACGGTGCAAGAAAAGGTCTTGCAGATACTGCATTAAAAACTGCAGATGCAGGATATCTCACGAGAAGATTAGTTGATGTTTCTCAGGATGTTATAATTACAGAAGAAGATTGCGGAACAATTTTAGGAATTGAAGTCAAAGCACTGAAAGATGTTGAAGAAGAGCGCGAACCACTTGCAGAAAGAATCACCGGAAGAGTAGTTCAGCAGGATGTTTACGATCCGCGAACAGATGAGCTTATTATTGAAGCTGGTAACATGGTTACCGAAGAAATAGCTGAACGAATTGAAGATGCAAATATCGATTCGGTTTATATCAGAACAGTTCTTACCTGTGAATCGAAGAGAGGTGTTTGTGCTAAATGTTATGGAAGAAATTTAACAACAGGCAAAATGGTTGAGATTGGTGAAGCAGTTGGAATTATTGCTGCTCAGTCAATCGGTGAACCCGGAACCCAGCTTACTCTCAGAACATTTCACCTTGGTGGTACTTCTTCTCGTATCGCATCCCAAAGCCAGGTTGAAACAAACACTGACGGTATCGTAAAATATGAAAGAATTCAGTTTGTTGAGAAGATAGAAAGAGATCCGTTTGGTGGTCCGGACATTAAAGTGAAAGTTGTTACCGGTCGTAGAGGTGTTATTGAAATTTTAGATGAAAATAACAGACAACTCAAGAAATATGATGTTCCTTACGGTGCAGAGCTTCTCGTAAACGATGGACAACCTGTTAAAAAGCGTCAACCGCTTTACAATCACGATCCTTATAACTCTTTGATTATCACAGATGTTGCCGGTGTTGTAAAATTTGTTGATCTGATTGATGGGGTAACTTTACAACAAGTTACTGACGAGCAAACTGGACATGTTCAGAAAGTTGTACTGGAATCAAAAGATAAAAATCTAACCCCAAGCATTTTAATTAAAGCAGAAAACGGAGAAGTTAAATCGTTCAACTTACCTGTTAGATCATATCTGAGTGTTGAAGAAGGAGAATCGGTTTCCGCCGGAACTACACTTGCAAAAATCTCAAAGCAAACAGCTAAGAGTAGAGATATCACAGGTGGTCTGCCTCGTGTTACTGAATTGTTTGAAGCCCGAAGCCCTCACGAACCAGCTATCGTTTCAGAGATTGAAGGTATAGTAAAGTTCGGTTCAAGGAAGAAAGGAGCCAGAGAAATTATTGTCCAGGCAGTTGACGGCTCGGATGAGAAGAGATATAGTGTTCCGTTGCAAAGACATATTCTTGTTCAGGATGGTGACGAAATTCCTGCCGGTGAAAAAATAACAGACGGGCCAGTTAATCCGCACGATATTCTTGCTATCAAAGGAACGAGTGCAGTTCAGGAATATCTTGTAAATGAAATACAGGATGTTTACAGACTTCAAGGTGTTAAGATTAATGATAAGCACATTGAGGTAATAGTTAGACAAATGTTGCAGAAAGTGAAAGTTGTTTCTCCCGGAGATACAAAATTCCTTGAAGAAGATTTAGTTGATCGTGTAGAATTTATTCAGGAAAATAACCGTATTTCAAATATGGTTTACATTGAAGATAAGGGTGATTCTAAATTTAAGAATGGTCAATTGATAACTAAGAGCAAATACAGAGAAATTAATGCTGATCTGAAGAAGAAAGGTAAAAAGGAAATTATTGCTAGAGATGCTGAGCCAGCAACATTTGAACATATACTTTTAGGAATTACCCAGGCAGCACTTTCAACTGAGAGCTTCTTATCTGCGGCTTCATTCCAGGAAACAACAAAGGTACTGGCAAATGCTGCAATAGAAGCCAAAACTGATCACTTACTCGGATTAAAAGAAAATATTGTAATGGGTCATCTGATTCCAGCCGGAACAGGATTGAAAAAATACAGAAACATCATCCTTAAATCCGAAGAAGCAGAACCTAAAGAATCTGAGATTAAGGAAAGTCAAAGTAATTAG
- the rpsL gene encoding 30S ribosomal protein S12: protein MPTINQLVRKGRVKILSKNKAPALEGCPQKRGVCTRVYTTTPKKPNSALRKVARVRLTNNIEVTAYIPGEGHNLQEHSLVMIRGGRVKDLPGVRYHIIRGTLDTSGVEDRKKGRSKYGAKKPKAK, encoded by the coding sequence GTGCCCACAATAAATCAATTAGTTAGAAAAGGAAGAGTTAAAATTCTTTCTAAAAACAAGGCTCCGGCATTAGAAGGTTGTCCTCAGAAGAGGGGTGTTTGTACAAGAGTTTACACTACAACTCCTAAAAAGCCTAACTCAGCACTTAGAAAAGTTGCCCGTGTTAGACTTACAAACAATATTGAAGTGACAGCTTATATTCCCGGTGAAGGGCACAATTTGCAGGAGCACTCACTTGTTATGATTCGTGGTGGTAGAGTAAAAGATTTACCTGGTGTTCGATACCATATAATCAGAGGAACCCTCGACACCAGTGGTGTTGAAGATCGTAAAAAAGGACGTTCTAAATACGGAGCTAAAAAACCAAAAGCTAAATAA
- the rpsG gene encoding 30S ribosomal protein S7 — protein MMRKRRAEKRYVKPDPKYNDVLVAKFINSIMLRGKKSTARNIVYTAFDIIEEKSKKSGLEVFKKAISNVAPVIEVRSRRVGGATYQVPTEVRPERRTALAMRWIKTYSRARGEKSMAAKLAGELLAASNNEGSSVKKKEDTHKMAEANKAFAHFKW, from the coding sequence ATTATGAGAAAACGAAGAGCAGAAAAAAGATATGTAAAGCCAGACCCTAAATACAATGATGTATTGGTGGCTAAATTTATAAACAGTATAATGCTTCGCGGTAAGAAATCTACCGCAAGAAATATTGTTTATACAGCATTTGATATTATTGAAGAAAAATCTAAAAAATCCGGACTCGAAGTTTTTAAGAAAGCTATTTCAAATGTAGCTCCGGTTATTGAAGTTAGAAGCCGTAGAGTTGGTGGTGCTACTTATCAGGTCCCAACTGAAGTAAGACCTGAAAGAAGAACTGCGCTGGCAATGAGATGGATTAAAACTTACTCACGTGCCCGCGGAGAAAAATCTATGGCTGCAAAATTAGCGGGTGAACTTTTAGCTGCATCAAATAATGAAGGTTCCTCAGTTAAGAAAAAGGAAGATACTCACAAAATGGCAGAAGCCAATAAGGCGTTTGCACACTTTAAATGGTAA
- the fusA gene encoding elongation factor G, which produces MANKISIDKVRNIGIMAHIDAGKTTTTERILYYTGKTHRIGEVHDGAATMDWMEQEKERGITITSAATTCYWNNHQINIIDTPGHVDFTVEVERSLRVLDGAVALFCAVGGVEPQSETVWRQADKYGVPRIAFVNKMDRIGADFYHAVEMMRERLGANAIPINLPIGEGDMFVGVIDLIQNNARMYHEDSLGTTYDEIAVPKDLQEITNKYRTQMLEAVSDVDDTLLEKYLEGKEITPDEIKSVLRRATIELKIVPVLCGSSFKNKGVQKLLDAVVDFLPSPADLKEIEAHHIGMNDIVKRKIDENEKFTALAFKIMNDPYVGKLTFFRVYSGTLSSGSYVFNSVSGKKERISRLLQMHANHREEISEVRAGDIAAAVGLKFTKTGDTLCTENDPVVLERMTFPEPVIQIAIEPKTKADQDKLSEALSKLSDEDPTFKVKVDEETGQTLISGMGELHLEIIVDRMKREFKVEANIGKPQVAYRETITSTVQAEGKFVKQSGGRGKYGHVWIEVSPNEPGKGYEFINAIVGGVVPKEYIPAVSQGIQDAMKNGVIAGFPMVDIKAKLYDGSYHDVDSDEISFRVAGSMAFQAAARKANPVLLEPIMSVEVITPEEYLGDVMGDLNSRRGKIEGFSARKDAQVIKAFVPLSEMFGYATILRSMTQGRALYTMQFDHYAEVPKSIAEEIAEKSTSKRSTATT; this is translated from the coding sequence ATGGCAAATAAGATAAGTATAGATAAAGTTCGTAATATTGGGATTATGGCTCACATTGATGCCGGTAAAACCACAACTACAGAAAGAATTCTGTATTATACCGGCAAAACGCATCGAATTGGTGAAGTACACGATGGTGCAGCAACAATGGACTGGATGGAGCAGGAAAAAGAGCGTGGTATTACAATTACCAGTGCTGCTACTACCTGTTATTGGAATAACCATCAGATTAATATAATTGATACTCCTGGTCACGTTGATTTTACAGTTGAAGTTGAAAGATCATTAAGAGTTTTGGATGGAGCAGTTGCATTATTTTGTGCTGTGGGTGGTGTTGAACCTCAGTCTGAAACAGTCTGGCGTCAGGCAGATAAATATGGTGTACCGAGAATCGCTTTTGTAAATAAAATGGATAGAATTGGTGCGGATTTTTACCACGCAGTTGAGATGATGAGGGAAAGACTTGGTGCAAACGCGATTCCAATCAATCTGCCAATTGGTGAAGGCGATATGTTCGTGGGTGTGATTGATTTAATTCAGAACAATGCAAGAATGTATCACGAAGACAGCTTAGGTACTACCTATGATGAAATAGCTGTTCCCAAAGATTTACAGGAGATTACTAATAAGTACAGAACCCAAATGCTTGAAGCAGTTTCTGATGTGGATGATACATTGCTCGAGAAATATTTGGAAGGTAAAGAAATAACTCCTGATGAAATTAAATCTGTTCTTAGAAGAGCAACCATTGAACTTAAAATTGTTCCTGTTCTCTGTGGTTCTTCTTTCAAAAACAAAGGCGTGCAGAAACTTCTTGATGCAGTTGTTGATTTCTTACCATCGCCAGCTGATTTGAAAGAGATTGAAGCTCATCATATTGGAATGAATGATATTGTAAAGAGAAAAATTGATGAAAATGAGAAATTCACTGCATTAGCTTTCAAAATAATGAATGACCCTTATGTAGGTAAATTAACATTCTTCAGAGTTTACTCAGGTACACTTTCAAGCGGTTCTTATGTTTTTAATTCGGTTAGCGGAAAAAAAGAGAGAATTAGCAGACTTCTTCAAATGCACGCTAATCATAGAGAGGAAATAAGTGAGGTAAGAGCAGGAGATATTGCTGCCGCAGTTGGATTGAAATTTACTAAAACAGGTGATACTCTTTGTACAGAAAATGATCCTGTTGTACTTGAACGAATGACATTTCCTGAACCAGTTATTCAGATTGCTATCGAACCAAAAACAAAAGCTGATCAGGATAAATTATCAGAAGCTTTATCCAAGCTTTCAGACGAGGATCCGACATTTAAAGTTAAGGTTGATGAAGAGACTGGTCAGACATTAATTAGCGGAATGGGTGAGTTACACTTAGAGATCATCGTTGATAGAATGAAAAGAGAATTTAAAGTTGAAGCTAATATTGGAAAACCACAGGTTGCTTACAGAGAAACAATTACCAGTACTGTTCAGGCAGAAGGAAAGTTTGTTAAGCAGTCTGGTGGAAGAGGAAAATATGGTCATGTTTGGATTGAAGTTTCGCCGAATGAACCAGGTAAAGGGTATGAATTTATAAATGCGATTGTTGGTGGTGTTGTTCCTAAAGAATACATTCCGGCAGTTTCACAGGGAATTCAGGATGCAATGAAGAATGGTGTTATTGCCGGATTCCCAATGGTAGATATTAAAGCAAAGCTATACGATGGATCATATCACGATGTAGACTCAGATGAAATTTCATTCAGAGTTGCAGGATCAATGGCATTTCAGGCTGCCGCCCGAAAAGCTAACCCTGTATTACTCGAACCAATTATGTCTGTTGAAGTTATCACACCCGAGGAATACCTCGGAGATGTTATGGGAGATTTGAACTCCCGTAGAGGAAAGATAGAAGGATTTTCTGCAAGAAAAGATGCTCAGGTAATAAAAGCTTTTGTACCATTGTCTGAAATGTTTGGTTACGCAACCATATTAAGATCAATGACACAGGGAAGAGCTTTATATACAATGCAATTTGATCATTACGCAGAAGTGCCAAAATCAATTGCAGAAGAAATTGCAGAAAAATCAACATCAAAGAGATCAACAGCAACTACATAA
- the tuf gene encoding elongation factor Tu has protein sequence MAKEKFDRSKPHVNVGTIGHVDHGKTTLTAAITMALAKKGLSQVRTFDSIDNAPEERERGITIATAHVEYSTEKRHYAHVDCPGHADYVKNMITGAAQMDGAILVVAATDGPMPQTREHILLARQVGVPRIVVFMNKIDMVDDPELIELVEVELRDLLSKYEFPGDEIPIIKGSALKALEAGQENAPVDDPRYQCIWDLMDAVDSYIPLPERDIDKPFLMPVEDVFSITGRGTVATGRVERGRVKLNEEVELIGLGVHKKTVVTGIEMFRKELDEAIAGDNAGLLLRGVDKKEIERGMVLAKPGSITPHKKFEGEVYILSKDEGGRHTPFFNGYRPQFYFRTTDVTGVAQLPEGTEMVMPGDNVRLTVELISEIAMEEGLRFAIREGGRTVGAGVVTKIIE, from the coding sequence ATGGCTAAAGAAAAATTTGACAGGAGTAAACCTCACGTTAACGTAGGTACTATTGGTCACGTAGATCATGGTAAAACTACTTTAACTGCAGCCATTACAATGGCTCTTGCAAAAAAAGGTTTATCCCAGGTAAGAACATTCGATAGTATTGACAATGCCCCTGAAGAAAGAGAAAGAGGTATTACTATCGCAACTGCTCACGTAGAATACTCTACTGAGAAAAGACACTACGCACATGTTGACTGTCCTGGTCACGCAGACTATGTTAAAAACATGATCACTGGTGCAGCTCAGATGGACGGAGCTATTCTTGTAGTTGCTGCAACTGATGGTCCTATGCCTCAAACAAGAGAGCACATTCTTTTAGCTCGTCAGGTTGGTGTTCCAAGAATAGTTGTATTTATGAATAAGATCGATATGGTTGATGATCCTGAATTGATTGAATTAGTTGAAGTAGAGTTAAGAGATCTTTTATCCAAATATGAATTCCCGGGTGATGAGATTCCAATTATCAAAGGTTCTGCTTTGAAAGCTCTTGAAGCAGGACAGGAAAATGCCCCTGTAGATGACCCAAGATATCAGTGCATTTGGGACTTAATGGATGCTGTTGACAGCTACATTCCATTACCAGAAAGAGATATTGATAAACCATTCTTAATGCCTGTTGAGGATGTATTCTCAATTACAGGTCGTGGTACAGTTGCTACTGGTAGAGTAGAAAGAGGTAGAGTAAAATTAAACGAAGAAGTTGAGTTGATTGGTTTAGGTGTTCACAAGAAAACAGTTGTTACCGGTATTGAAATGTTCAGAAAAGAACTTGATGAAGCTATTGCTGGTGATAACGCAGGATTACTTTTGAGAGGTGTTGATAAAAAAGAAATCGAAAGAGGAATGGTATTGGCTAAGCCAGGTTCAATTACTCCACACAAGAAATTTGAAGGTGAAGTTTACATTCTTTCAAAAGATGAAGGTGGAAGACACACACCATTTTTTAACGGTTACAGACCACAGTTCTATTTCAGAACTACTGATGTTACCGGTGTTGCTCAGTTGCCAGAAGGAACAGAAATGGTTATGCCAGGTGACAATGTAAGATTGACTGTTGAATTAATTTCTGAAATAGCTATGGAAGAAGGATTAAGATTCGCTATTCGTGAAGGTGGTAGAACTGTTGGTGCTGGTGTTGTAACAAAGATCATTGAATAA
- the rpsJ gene encoding 30S ribosomal protein S10: MPGQKIRIKLKSYDHILIDKSTEKIIKTVRSTGAVVSGPIPLPTKKTVFTVLRSPHVDKKSREQFETRAHKRIIDIHNSNNKTVESLSKLDIPAGVDIEIKL, from the coding sequence GTGCCCGGACAAAAGATTAGAATAAAGTTGAAATCGTACGATCATATTCTGATTGATAAATCAACAGAAAAAATTATCAAAACAGTTAGAAGCACTGGTGCTGTTGTATCTGGACCCATTCCGCTTCCGACAAAAAAGACTGTTTTTACTGTTTTAAGATCTCCTCATGTTGATAAGAAATCCAGAGAACAGTTTGAAACCAGGGCACATAAAAGAATCATTGATATACACAATTCAAACAACAAAACCGTCGAATCTTTAAGTAAGCTTGATATTCCGGCGGGTGTTGATATTGAGATTAAGCTTTAA
- the rplC gene encoding 50S ribosomal protein L3, with amino-acid sequence MSGIIGKKLGMTSIFGNEGEVIPVTVIEAGPCTVVDIKTTEKDGYQALQLGFGSVKEKKVNKPLAGHFKKNNLSPKRVLKEFKNFNVSEFKIGDEIKCSIFSEGDIIKVSGKSKGKGFQGVVKRHGFGGIGMTTHGQSDRVRAPGSIGASSYPSRVFKGQRMAGRMGYENVTVRGLKVVKVDPERNLIFVKGAVPGAINSIVELIKN; translated from the coding sequence ATGTCTGGTATCATCGGAAAAAAATTAGGAATGACAAGTATTTTTGGAAATGAAGGTGAAGTCATTCCGGTTACCGTGATTGAAGCAGGACCTTGCACTGTGGTTGATATTAAGACCACAGAAAAAGATGGTTATCAGGCGCTTCAGTTAGGTTTTGGAAGTGTGAAGGAGAAAAAAGTAAATAAACCTTTGGCAGGTCATTTTAAGAAAAATAATCTTTCACCAAAACGTGTACTTAAAGAATTCAAAAACTTTAATGTATCGGAATTCAAAATTGGAGATGAGATAAAATGCTCAATCTTCAGCGAAGGTGATATCATTAAAGTTTCAGGTAAAAGCAAAGGAAAAGGTTTTCAAGGTGTTGTTAAAAGACATGGTTTTGGTGGAATTGGAATGACCACTCACGGTCAAAGTGATCGTGTAAGAGCTCCGGGATCAATTGGTGCAAGTTCATATCCCTCAAGAGTATTTAAAGGTCAGAGAATGGCTGGAAGAATGGGCTATGAGAATGTAACCGTAAGAGGATTAAAAGTTGTAAAAGTTGATCCTGAAAGAAATTTAATTTTTGTTAAGGGAGCTGTTCCCGGTGCAATTAACTCTATAGTAGAACTGATAAAGAATTAA
- the rplD gene encoding 50S ribosomal protein L4, protein MTVNVLKIDGSKSGETIELSENIFAIEPNDHAIYLDVKAYLANQRQGTHKAKERGEVRGGGKKPWKQKGRGGARAGTIRSPLWVGGGTIFGPRPRDYRQDLPKKVKQLARKSALSYKVKDEQLIVVEDFSFDKPKTKDFVNVLESLKLSGKKVLLLTGDYKPEVYKSGRNIPKVQVLEAAKATTYDLLNNQVLVMQKSAVNVIENILSKSREAVN, encoded by the coding sequence ATGACAGTTAATGTATTAAAAATAGATGGTTCAAAAAGCGGAGAGACAATCGAACTCTCTGAAAATATTTTCGCAATCGAACCTAATGACCACGCAATTTACCTTGATGTGAAAGCATACCTTGCTAACCAAAGACAAGGAACTCATAAGGCGAAGGAAAGAGGAGAAGTCAGAGGTGGTGGTAAGAAACCATGGAAACAAAAAGGTAGAGGCGGTGCTCGTGCAGGTACGATAAGATCACCTCTTTGGGTTGGTGGCGGAACTATTTTTGGACCAAGACCTAGAGATTACAGACAGGATTTACCTAAAAAGGTTAAACAGCTGGCTCGTAAATCTGCTTTAAGTTATAAAGTAAAAGATGAGCAGTTGATTGTTGTGGAAGATTTTTCTTTCGACAAACCGAAGACTAAAGATTTTGTTAATGTTCTTGAATCATTAAAATTATCAGGTAAGAAAGTTCTTTTGCTTACAGGCGATTATAAACCGGAAGTTTATAAATCAGGTCGTAACATACCAAAAGTTCAGGTACTTGAAGCTGCAAAAGCAACAACCTATGATTTACTGAATAACCAGGTTCTGGTTATGCAAAAAAGTGCCGTGAATGTAATAGAAAATATTCTTTCAAAGAGTAGAGAGGCGGTGAACTAA
- the rplW gene encoding 50S ribosomal protein L23 yields MHQILIRPLITEKMTNLTADKGKYGFIVNPKANKIEIKKAIEQKFNVHVVDVKTINYKGKTKTQFRKSGRFEGRTAKFKKAIVTLKEGETIELFEQV; encoded by the coding sequence ATGCATCAGATTTTAATTAGACCGCTTATTACTGAAAAGATGACAAATCTTACTGCTGATAAAGGTAAATACGGATTTATTGTAAATCCTAAAGCAAATAAAATAGAAATTAAAAAAGCAATTGAACAGAAATTTAATGTTCATGTAGTTGATGTTAAAACAATTAACTACAAAGGCAAAACTAAAACTCAATTCAGAAAAAGCGGTAGATTTGAAGGACGAACAGCAAAATTCAAAAAAGCGATCGTTACTCTTAAAGAAGGCGAAACAATAGAATTGTTTGAGCAAGTATAG